A region of Bacillota bacterium DNA encodes the following proteins:
- a CDS encoding aminoacyl-tRNA hydrolase encodes MLWKKGKTVEQLIVGLGNPGKKYEHSLHNVGFRVITRVFRKLGGGQVRRRGFYVYAEKDYRGKRLVLLQPLTYMNLSGRAVIEALRWYKLQPAQLMVIYDDMDLERGVIRLRPQGGSGGHKGIVSIIESLGTEHFSRLRVGVDRPPPGMEPEFYLLKTRGVADSEIMARAEEKAAEAILVTIDEGLDAAMNKFNVCQGKGKMS; translated from the coding sequence ATGCTGTGGAAGAAGGGGAAGACCGTTGAACAATTGATTGTAGGTCTTGGCAACCCCGGAAAAAAGTATGAACATTCCCTTCATAACGTTGGATTTCGTGTCATCACAAGGGTGTTCCGGAAATTGGGTGGAGGGCAGGTTCGCCGAAGGGGTTTTTACGTTTACGCCGAAAAAGACTACAGGGGTAAAAGGTTGGTTCTGCTCCAACCTTTGACCTATATGAACTTGAGCGGCAGGGCCGTCATCGAAGCGTTGCGTTGGTACAAGCTCCAACCTGCACAGCTGATGGTTATATACGACGATATGGATCTTGAACGCGGAGTGATACGCCTGCGTCCGCAGGGAGGCAGTGGAGGACATAAGGGGATTGTTTCGATTATTGAAAGCCTCGGCACCGAACATTTTTCTCGCCTGAGGGTGGGGGTTGACAGGCCGCCTCCTGGCATGGAACCCGAGTTTTATTTATTGAAAACGCGGGGTGTTGCCGATTCAGAAATCATGGCCCGGGCAGAGGAGAAGGCGGCCGAAGCGATACTGGTAACGATCGACGAAGGTCTGGATGCAGCCATGAATAAATTCAATGTATGTCAAGGAAAAGGGAAAATGTCCTGA
- a CDS encoding 50S ribosomal protein L25, whose product MDRIALEAQLRPGRGTRGELNRLRQENLVPAVVYGRGKETISLLVDGGALSKALSSGAGENAIVELKIINGKKTGEKAVETVMFKELQRDILYSDRLLHIDFIRISLTEKILADVPLQVVGETESPGVREDGVVQLLRRDVQIFCLPAEIPDFLEVDISSLEIGDGILARELELPENIELETDPEEILVQVLMPREEEEEEEEEEEEVDEVEELAEEGEEVPAEDESSEETAPEE is encoded by the coding sequence ATGGACAGGATAGCCCTGGAGGCACAGTTGCGGCCCGGGCGTGGAACCAGGGGTGAGCTCAACCGGCTTCGTCAGGAAAATCTGGTCCCGGCCGTTGTTTATGGACGCGGGAAAGAAACAATTTCTTTGTTGGTAGACGGGGGGGCGCTGAGCAAAGCTCTTTCCTCCGGTGCCGGAGAGAATGCAATTGTTGAATTGAAAATAATAAATGGAAAGAAAACGGGTGAGAAGGCCGTTGAAACGGTAATGTTCAAGGAACTTCAAAGGGACATTCTGTACAGTGATCGTCTTCTTCACATAGATTTTATCCGCATTTCGTTGACCGAGAAGATTTTGGCGGATGTTCCCTTGCAGGTGGTGGGGGAAACGGAGTCGCCGGGTGTCAGGGAAGATGGGGTTGTGCAGTTGTTGAGGCGTGATGTGCAGATTTTCTGCCTGCCGGCCGAAATCCCCGATTTTCTGGAGGTAGATATTTCATCCCTGGAAATTGGTGATGGTATCCTGGCCCGTGAACTGGAACTGCCCGAGAATATCGAATTGGAAACCGATCCGGAAGAGATTCTTGTCCAGGTCCTCATGCCACGGGAGGAGGAGGAGGAAGAAGAGGAGGAGGAAGAAGAAGTAGACGAGGTCGAAGAACTTGCTGAAGAGGGCGAAGAAGTTCCGGCAGAAGACGAAAGCAGTGAAGAAACGGCTCCGGAAGAATAA
- a CDS encoding ribose-phosphate pyrophosphokinase produces MENNIKIFSGTANPSLAREIANHVGVPLGKAKLNRFKDGEITIFIEESVRGDDSFIIQPLCSPVNENIMELLILMDALKRASAKSVNAVVPYYGYARQDRKSRGREPITAKLLADLLTTAGANRVIAMDLHAGQIQGFFNIPFDHLTTIAILAKYFKDKHIEDGIVVSPDLGGVTRARKLANYLEMPIAIVDKRRYAPNQTEVMNLIGNVEGKTAILMDDIIDTGGTIILAAEALLEKGARKTYACCTHPVFSGTALQKLCASSLTEIIVTNTIPLREECPEKIKIMSVAPLIGEAIVRIHQRRSVSELFE; encoded by the coding sequence ATAGAAAACAACATCAAAATATTTAGTGGAACGGCCAATCCGTCTTTGGCGCGGGAAATTGCAAATCATGTAGGTGTTCCCCTGGGCAAAGCAAAATTGAACCGTTTCAAAGATGGTGAAATTACAATTTTTATCGAGGAAAGCGTCAGGGGAGACGATTCTTTTATCATTCAACCTCTTTGTTCCCCCGTCAATGAAAACATTATGGAACTTCTTATTTTGATGGATGCTCTCAAAAGGGCATCGGCCAAATCGGTGAATGCGGTGGTTCCTTATTACGGATATGCCCGGCAGGACCGTAAATCAAGGGGACGCGAACCGATTACCGCCAAATTGCTGGCGGATCTGTTAACCACTGCCGGGGCAAACCGGGTCATCGCCATGGATTTGCACGCCGGCCAGATTCAGGGTTTCTTCAATATCCCATTCGATCACCTGACCACGATCGCCATTCTGGCCAAATACTTCAAGGACAAGCATATTGAGGATGGGATTGTCGTATCTCCCGATCTGGGTGGGGTTACGCGTGCACGAAAATTGGCCAATTATCTGGAAATGCCGATAGCCATAGTTGATAAAAGACGATACGCCCCAAATCAGACCGAGGTGATGAATCTTATCGGTAACGTTGAGGGCAAGACTGCTATTCTGATGGATGATATTATCGATACCGGTGGGACGATCATCCTGGCGGCCGAGGCCCTGCTTGAAAAGGGGGCCAGGAAGACCTATGCTTGCTGTACCCACCCTGTTTTTTCGGGGACTGCCCTGCAAAAGCTATGTGCGTCCAGTTTGACAGAAATAATTGTTACCAATACCATTCCCTTGAGGGAGGAATGCCCTGAAAAAATAAAGATCATGTCAGTGGCTCCGTTGATCGGAGAGGCAATAGTGCGTATCCATCAACGCAGGTCGGTCAGTGAACTTTTCGAATAA